The genomic stretch GGCATGACTCCTGAGACCATCCGTTTGCTCCCCGTGAGGAGTATCTGGATGTCCGCGACGCATGCGCCACAGCGGGGTGTGCCTTGTCCCTATCCAAAATTCGGTCGCTGCGTCATAAGCGCGTCAAGGCCACCTTCGGCAGTGCGTCAATGAAAGTGAGCCAGGCGCGCACGGGTGGACGAGTTGAAGGTGCGGCGCGCGCAATTGGCGACTGCCCTTGAGGCAGCGCGCGCCCGGGCCAAGGAACTCCAGGCGCAGCATGCCGATGCTGCGCGGTTGGGCGAGCGGGAAGCGCAACTGGAAGCCTTTGCCGCGGCCGTGCGTGAGGGGCTCGACGCGCTCGACTTCGAGGGCAGGCAGCGGCTGGTACGCCTGCTCATCGAGCGCGTCGTGGTGACGGGTGAGCGCGTCACCATCGAGCACGCCGTCCCCCTCTCCGGCAGGTTTTGTCGTTTGCGGAAAAACGACGTTGGCCGTGTTCGCCTGCGTGAGGTGTGGAGGCCAGGGCAGGCGTCTACCCCATGGGGCTGCGCGGCTTCTCCACCTGCCTGGCGCACGGCTCGCGCGGCCCCCGTCAGCGGCCCTCCTCGCCCCCGCCGCTCCTGCTCTCACCCTCGACATGGCCTCTATCCCGCCTATACGCCGGAACCTGTCAACGACTTTGAGACACGGGTCCTGTCTCAGAATTATTGACAGTCACCGCTCCTCCGGCAACCATCCGCTCCAACAGGCGACTGGTCCGAGGTGTCTCCGCTTCCAGACGAGACCCAGCGCGACGAACGCCATCCACCGGGCCACTGAACGGGATCTACCGATGTCGGATTCATCTCGGTCCGTATTCTTTGGCGCCAATGCTGCGCGGACCGGACACTTCGAGGGAGCGGGGCCGCTCGTGGTCAAGCGAGCCCGCTGGAAGTTCACGATGAGCACGCTCGCGACCACGCGCAACACGCCTGCAATCCACGATGGCGTGCTGTTCGCGAACTTCGACAACGACAAGCTTTACGCGCTCGACCTCTCGAAGGGAAATGAGCTCTGGAGCGTGCGGGTCGGGGGGCGAGTTTCCGAGAGCATCTCGAATCCGATGGTTGCGCATGGTTTGCTCTTCGTCGTCGGGGGCGGGCAGTGTCACGCCGTCGATCTTGGCACGCACGCCATCCGCTGGAGCGCCTCGTGCGACTCCGAGGCGACCTCCTCTCCGATTGTTGTCGACGACGACGTCTACGTAGGAACGCGGCTCGGTGGGGTGGTCGCCATCGACGCGCGCACAGGAGCCGAGCGATGGCGCGTGCAGCTACGATGTGGTGAGAGTGTGCAGTCCGCGGTCAGCGTGACGCGCGATCAGGTCGTCGTCGGGACCAGACGGGACTTCGTCGAGGGCCACGTCGTCGCGCTCGACCGCGCCACGGGGGTCGAGCGATGGTCGGCGAAGGCCGGTGCGATGGGCAATGGCGGAGCGCCCGCGATCAAAGGCAGCACGGTCTATGCCCTGTCCGGTCTGGGGAAGTGCCTTCGCGCGCTCGACCTCGCCAGCGGCAAAGAGCGTTGGTCCTACGAGACGGGCGGCGCGCTGTGGGGAACGCCCGCCGTCGCGGACGGCGTCGTGTGCTTCACCGGCGATCACAAGATTCTCCACGCGCTGGACGAAAAAACCGGGAAAGAGATTTGGTCGGTCGCGCTCGACAAGCCGCCGACGGCTACGGTCTCGCCGGCGATCGCAGGTGGCGTCGTCTACATGGGGGCCGGCAACGCCGTCCACGCCTGGACGCTTCGGGAGGGAACAGAGCGCTGGCGGTGGAAGGCTCCCTACCGCGTGACGACGGCACCGCTCGTCGCCGACGGCACGGTCTACGTGGGCTGTGACCGCGCGGTCATCGCGCTGGGGTAGCGTCGGCCTGTGCCTACCCAATATTCGGTCGCTGCGTCATGAGCGCGTCATGACGGTGAGCGGTATGCACGACCAGCCGCCGGGTCCTCTCTCCCGCTTGATAGCGGTCGGCACCTCGCGAATCCCAATTGGGTGAGCGTGGCGCGAACACCTTCGGTGTAGAGCTTGTCCCTGTCTCGGTGCAAGTACCGCGGGGCGCTGGCCCAAGGGAAGGACTCTCGCAGTCGGGTGCGCTGTCACATTGAGGTGGAATGACAAACAAATCCATCCCCGCGGACTCTGACAGATGCAAGCGCAAGAAGCCCTGCCATGTGGGTGATGGTTTCGGCGCCCCCCTTCCCGGTCTGGACATGTACCGAGCGACGGCTGTCTGGCCTACCTCCATCCCCAGCTTCAGCAACTCCCCGTGAATGCGCGGGACACCCCATGTCGGGTTGGCTTCGGCCATGCGCCGAATCAACGCGCGCAGATCCGGAGTTGCCCGAGGCCGCCCCACCCGACTCCGGGACTTCCAGCGCCAGAAGAGTCGAAAGCCCATCCGATGCCACTTCACCACTGTCGCCGGCTGCACCAGGCACAGTGGCCTCCGCCACCCCTGCCAGAGGCGGCGGCTGGGTTCGCGCACTGCGGCTACCCGCCTCAATCGCGATGCACGCCGTGTTAGATATTGATGCGGGAGCTGACGGTGCGGATGTCCATCCCCAACGCGGAGAACTCGGCGGCGTGGGCGCGCAGGAACTCCACGAAGCGGGGATGCACGTCCGCCTCCTCGTTCGCCAGCAGGAAGCCGTAGCTCGTCTTCGAGAGCATCCACGAAATCCACAGCATCTCCGTGGCCTCCTCCGGAGGCGGCGCGACGTCATGGTCCGCCTCCGTCGACAGCGCGCCCGCCTTGCCCCAGCGCAGGCCCAGGCACGCGTAGAGCACCTCGCCCGCGTCGTCCCATTGGAGGTTGTTGGCCCAGGCGTGCCGGAATGTCGCGAAGTAGATGACGTACCGGCACAACTGCTTGAGCGCCTCCATCTCTCCGGGCTGGGGTGCGTCCGTCCGGGTCACCGCGCTGACGGCCTTGGCGTGGGTCGCGGCGACCTTCGCGTCCAGGTCCATGCGCTCGGAGCGCACGAACCACGGCGCCGCCCTTCCCGGCACCGTCGCGCGCAGGTAGCGGCACACGAAGGCGGGCGCCGAGTGTGCCACCAGGTCGTCCGAGAAGCGCCGCACCTCGCTCCACTGCGCCTCCAACGCCGCGCCGTGCTCCGCGAAGAAGGCATCCACGTGCTCCCCTACCAGCCGCCAGAACAGGCCCGCCGCGCGTGCGTAGCGGTGCGACTCGCAGATGGGCGGCGCGGGCGCGAAGCCCTTCCAGTCGTAGCTGCCCATCAGGTGCAACAGCCGCGTCTCCACGCTGCGCTCGGTGAGCGCGCTGGCGCGGGTGATGTAGCCGGTGGGTCCCACGAGGAAGCCGTTGGCGGAGTGGTTGATGAGGACCACCTCCCGCAGGTGCGGCATGAGCAGCCAGCGCAGCGGACTGCGGCGCAGATTGCGGTGCGCGGCGATGGCGTACTGCTCCACGTTGAAGTGGCACTGGCCCAGGTGGTTGCCCAGCTCCGTCTCCAGCGTCGCGCTCACCCGCGCCATCCGCTTGGCGGCCTCCCAGGCCTCGCCGTCCGCGGGCGTGTAGCTCCGCCGCGTCACGGGAGAGCCCGGCGCCGTCGCGCCCGGCTCGCGCATGCCCAGGATGATGCGCACCGGCAACAGCCGTCCCTCCACCAGCCGCAGCCGCACGTCCACGTCCGGCAGGCAGTGGACGCCGTCCTGCTCGTAAGCGTTCCACGGG from Myxococcus xanthus encodes the following:
- a CDS encoding PQQ-binding-like beta-propeller repeat protein; translation: MSDSSRSVFFGANAARTGHFEGAGPLVVKRARWKFTMSTLATTRNTPAIHDGVLFANFDNDKLYALDLSKGNELWSVRVGGRVSESISNPMVAHGLLFVVGGGQCHAVDLGTHAIRWSASCDSEATSSPIVVDDDVYVGTRLGGVVAIDARTGAERWRVQLRCGESVQSAVSVTRDQVVVGTRRDFVEGHVVALDRATGVERWSAKAGAMGNGGAPAIKGSTVYALSGLGKCLRALDLASGKERWSYETGGALWGTPAVADGVVCFTGDHKILHALDEKTGKEIWSVALDKPPTATVSPAIAGGVVYMGAGNAVHAWTLREGTERWRWKAPYRVTTAPLVADGTVYVGCDRAVIALG
- a CDS encoding lipoxygenase family protein; its protein translation is MMFAGLRRWMGSLGGKGRESGSNEVLEAEELSRWYSGLALEERLAISRELAPRIRAVRPAREPTTLPAVAVGRLVFEQDGPQGPIPLHHIKVELWDRDFGTPDDFLGEGFTDSDGCFSIRYDPADAGVGDLPDLEVRFFEPQHSFRPDGQVVEAWRRIGSEKGPDDHGGLHYDFGTLRLPYWEYDPTTPLARLLVTEEGTPPTAYAPGRALAMLKAVAPIELVKRRHLLQGRLGQAPSLDGIQADYPEAMTVRMERESPGSTRTDAFFGERLLNGMFSTLMDGDPEAPGDPEAFRLYFPWNAYEQDGVHCLPDVDVRLRLVEGRLLPVRIILGMREPGATAPGSPVTRRSYTPADGEAWEAAKRMARVSATLETELGNHLGQCHFNVEQYAIAAHRNLRRSPLRWLLMPHLREVVLINHSANGFLVGPTGYITRASALTERSVETRLLHLMGSYDWKGFAPAPPICESHRYARAAGLFWRLVGEHVDAFFAEHGAALEAQWSEVRRFSDDLVAHSAPAFVCRYLRATVPGRAAPWFVRSERMDLDAKVAATHAKAVSAVTRTDAPQPGEMEALKQLCRYVIYFATFRHAWANNLQWDDAGEVLYACLGLRWGKAGALSTEADHDVAPPPEEATEMLWISWMLSKTSYGFLLANEEADVHPRFVEFLRAHAAEFSALGMDIRTVSSRINI